The nucleotide sequence GCGGCAGGCCAGGCGGATCGGCCCGGCGCCCATGTCCGGGCCACGCCCGGAACGCTCCGCCAGATGTCGCAGGGGAATATTCCAGCCGCGGTCCGGACCGCCCTTCTCGTCGAAATCCAGATAAAAGAACACCGCGGCGCGGATCATCAGACGCGGGTTGATCAGCACATACACAGCGCGCATTTGCTGATCGGCGAACTCAGGCATGTTGACGATGCCATCGAGTAGCGCTTCGAACTCGGGGAAGAGCATTTCCTTGCAGACACCATGCTCACTGATGAACAGCACGGCCTCAACCATCTTTGGTTTGTTCTGCATGCTCATTGCTTTCCCCTTGGACCTGACGATGCCGTTCGCTCACACAGACGCGCGCGACCAAGTGAATAACCCCGTTGGATAGAGTGTTATTCCGAGTTGAGCTAAGTCTAGGGGAAAAGGTGTCGCAGGCAATGTGACTGGGTTGGCAGTCGCCCGCCGTGGCGCTCAGGCGAGCTCCGGCGGGTCGAAACTGTGGAAGACTCGACAGCCGATCAGGCCTTGCCGAGATACGGCGCCAGGCGGCGGCCCATCTCCTCGCCGAGCGCCTGCAAGCCACTCAAAGGACGAATCATCACTTCGAACTCGACGATCTTGCCGGTTTCGTCGAAACGAATCATGTCGATGCCCTTGAGTTCACGGTCAGCCACCCTGGCGCTGAACTCCAGCACCAGGTTGAGACCATCGCTAGTCGCAAATTCACGGTGGTAGGTAAAGTCCTCGAAGACCTTGACGACCGTATTAAGGATCAGCGCCACAGTAGGGGCACCGACGTAAGGCTTGAACGCGACCGGCGAGCGGAACACCGCTTGGGCGTCGAGCAATTCGGGCAGCGCCCGTAGATCTTTACTGGCGACCATTTCGTGCCACTTGCTCATGGCTTGCGCCACGGCCGGATTCAATGCGAGTGCTGCGGTCATGTTCGACTCCTATTTTTTTAGCAGGCCGTTGAAAACGTAGCGAGCGAAGGCTAGACAAGGCGAAATCAGGCGAAAAAGCGCAGTTTACAAGTGGTAAATGAGCATTTTGAGCCTGATTTCAACGCGGTATAGCCGAGCGCAGTAGTTTTTCAACGACCTGTTAGAGTTCGGCGGCCAGGCGCGAGCCTTGGTTGATCGCCCGTTTGGCATCCAGCTCGGCGGCCACATCGGCGCCGCCAATCAAATGTACGCTCTGTCCAGCGGCGACCAGGCCATCGTGCAACTCACGCAGCGGGTCCTGGCCAGCGCAGATGATCACCGTATCAACCGGCAATACCTGCGGTTCACCTTCGCCGATGCGGATGTGCAGGCCCGCGTCGTCGACTTTCAGGTACTCGACCGAATTGAGCATCTGCACATTCTTGCTCTTCAACCCCGCGCGGTGAATCCAGCCGGTGGTCTTGCCCAGACCGTCGCCGACCTTAGACTTCTTGCGCTGCAGCAGGAACACCTGGCGCGCCGGGGCATGCGGCTCAGCCTGGATGCCCGCAATGCCGCCGCGTGCTTCCAGGGCGCCGTCGATGCCCCACTCCTTCCAGAACGCTTCGCGGTTCAGGCTGGTGGCTTCGCCTTTGTGGGTGATGAATTCGGACACATCGAAGCCGATACCGCCGGCGCCGATCACCGCGACGCTCTGACCGACCGGTTTGCGCTCGAGAATGGCGTCCAGATAGCTGATCACTTTCGGATTATCGACACCGGGAATTGCCGGGGTGCGCGGGGCGATACCGGTGGCCAGGATGATTTCGTCGAAACCGGCTTTGGCCAGTTCATCGACGCCGACGCGGGTGTTCAACTGCACGCTCACGCCGCTGGCTTCCAGCTTGCGCTTGAAGTAGCGCAAGGTCTCGAAGAACTCTTCCTTGCCCGGCACGCGTTTGGCGACATTGAACTGGCCGCCGATTTCGCTGGCCGAATCGAACAGCGTCACCTGATGGCCTCGCTCGGCGGCCACGGTGGCGGCGGACAGTCCGGCCGGGCCGGCGCCGACCACCGCGACTTTCTTCACCTGAACGGTGGGAATGTAGTTGAGCTCGGTTTCGTGGCAGGCCCGTGGGTTGACCAGGCAGCTGGTCAGCTTGCCGCCGAAGGTGTGATCCAGGCAGGCCTGGTTGCAGCCGATGCAGGTGTTGATTTCGTCGGCACGGCCTTGCGCGGCCTTGTTGACGAAGTCCGGGTCGGCGAGGAACGGTCGAGCCATCGACACCATGTCGGCGTCGCCCTCGGCGAGCACTTGCTCGGCGATTTCCGGAGTATTGATGCGGTTGGTGGTGATCAGCGGAATGCCGACCTCGCCACGCAGCTTGGCGGTGACCTTGGTGAACGCCGCGCGCGGCACCTTGGTGGCGATGGTCGGGACCCGCGCTTCGTGCCAGCCGATCCCGGTATTGATGATGGTCGCGCCGGCCTGTTCGATGGCTTTGGCGAGCAGGACGATTTCGTCCCAGGTGCTGCCACCTTCGATCAGATCGAGCATCGACAGGCGATAGATGATAATGAAGTTCGGCCCTACCGCTTCACGCACGCGACGGACGATTTCCACCGGCAGGCGCATGCGATTCTCGTAGTTGCCACCCCAGCGATCGGTGCGCTGGTTGGTGTGCGCAGCGAGGAACTGGTTAATGAAGTAGCCTTCCGAGCCCATGATTTCGACGCCGTCGTACTCGGCTTGCTGGGCCAGCGCGGAGCAAGTGACGAAATCCTGGATCTGCTTCTCGATACCGTCTTCATCCAGCTCAAGTGGCTTGAACGGGTTAATCGGCGCTTGAATGGCCGACGGCGCTACCGATTTGGGGTTGTAGGCATAGCGCCCAGCGTGGAGGATCTGCATGCAAATCTTGCCGTCCGCTGCGTGCACCGCGCGGGTGACGATCTTGTGTTTTTCCGCCTCTTCCGGGGTGCTCAGCTTGGCCGCGCCGGCATACACGCCGCCCTCGGCGTTCGGGCCGATCCCGCCGGTTACCATCAAGCCAACGCCACCGCGGGCGCGCTCGGCGAAGTACGCCGCCATGCGCTCGAAGCCATTGGGCTTCTCTTCCAGGCCGGTGTGCATGGAGCCCATCAGGGTGCGGTTTTTCAGGGTAGTGAAACCGAGGTCGAGCGGGGCCAACAGATGCGGATAGCGAGCAGTCATCAGAAACTCCACAACATAGCGTTGAATCACGGAATGCCGTTGCCTCGACGTACGGGCAACGGTCGGTATGGAATAGACGATAAAGAGCGCCAGCCCCTCGCTCAATGATCCAAACTGACAAGTTACTGATCGAAATGAGCAGCGCCGCTTGGCAAGCCTGCCTCGCCGCCCTACCCTTAGAACCTGCTTACGATCTGCTGCGCGTCGGTCAAACTGCGTTGAAAACGACTTCGGACTGCTCATTTACTACTCGTAAACTCCGCTTCCTCAGCCGTCTTCGCGGGGCCGCCTAGGCCTTGTTCGACTCTAGCTCGCGAGATCGTAAATCAGGTTCTTAGCCGTGACCTCGACGATGCCCGCCTCATGCCCAAACTGCTCACTTCACTGACTCTGACTGTACTGCTCGCGTTGCTCGGCAGCTACGCCGTGTGGACCGAAATGCGCCCGGCCAGCCGCTACCTGTCCGACCTGCGTAGCGAGGTCGCCGTCAACCTGGGCGAGCCCGGCGAGCGCGGCAATTTGCTCGGCATTCAGCCCGAGCTATACGCCAGCGATTACCAGAGCCCCGCGCAGCTGCGCCTGAAGCTCGCCGCCTACCTCGCCAAGGCGCACAGCGCAGGGCTGCTCAACGCCAAAACGGTGGTGGTGCTGCCTGAACACATCGGCACCTGGCTGGTTGCCAGCGGCGAAAAAGACCGGATCTACCAAGCGCAAACGGTCAGCGAGGCGATGACCTGGATGGGCCTGAGCAATCCCCTGCGCCTTGGACTCGCCTGGTTTGCCGCCAAGGGTGAGGATCGCCTGGCCGATGCGTTGTTGCGCATGAAGGCCAAGCGCATGGCCAAGGACTACCAGGACTTGTTCGGCGGCCTGGCCAAGGAGTTCGGCGTGACCCTGGTGGCCGGCTCGATTGTGCTGCCCGAGCCGGCGGTGCAGAACGGTGTGCTGCGGGTCGGCAAAGGCGCGCTGTACAACGTCAGCCTGGTATTCGGTGCCGATGGCGCGCCGCTCGGCCAGCCGCAGCGCAAGGTCTTTCCGATTCGTGACGAGCAGAGCTTCACGGCCGCCGCGCCAGTGTCCGCACTGCACGTCGTGGACACCCCGGCCGGGCGCCTCGGCGTATTGATCTGCGCCGACAGCTGGTACCCGGCCGGCTATGCCGAACTGTCCCGACAAGGCGCGCAACTGCTGGCGGTGCCGGCCTTCCTTACCGGCAACGGCAATTGGAGCAAACCCTGGGGCGGCTATAACGGCGCGCCGACACCGGCGGATGTGCAGCTGCAACCCGGCGACTTGAGCGAAGGCGAAGCCTGGCAGCGTCTAGCCCTGGCTGGACGCTTGCCGGCCAGCGGCGCGCAGGCAGGCATCACGGTGTTCATGCGCGGCCAGTTGTGGGACATGGGCAGCGATGGCCAGAGCCTGGTCGCCACGGCGCAGCAGCACCAGATGGCCGGCGACGGGCCTGGCGCGCGCCTGATCAATCTCTGGTTGTAAGCCATGAAACCTGGCCGCGTGCGTCTGGGTGATCTGACTGTCGGCTTCGTCGACAGCCTGGCCGATGCCGTGCGTAGCCATGCCCAGGACCCACTGCCGCTACTCGACCAATACGGCCTGGACATCGCCCGCCTGGCCGAGCCGCGCGCACGTTTGTCCATTCCGCGCTACATGCGCCTGGGGCATGCGGCGATTCAGCTGACCGGCGACCCGGCGCTGGGCTTACGCATGGGCCAGGTTGGCGGTTTGAACCGCATCGGCCTGACCGGCGTAACTGCTGCGCAAGCGCCAACGGTGCGCGAAGCCGCGCGCACCCTGATCCGCTTCGAACCGTTGTATGCGCAAAATTACCGTGGCCACTCGAGCCTGATCGAAGATGCCGGCGGCGCCTGGCTGCGCTTCTATTCGATCAGCCCGTACAACGGCTACAACCGTTTCGTGGTCGACAGCGTCTTGGCCAGCTGGGCCTGCCAGCTCAGCCAACTGTGCGGCGGACAGTTGAGCGTCGAACGGGTGATGATCGAGTTTCCACCGCCCAGTTACGCCGAGCGCTACACCGAGCTGTTCGGTTGCCCGGTGGAATTCACCGCGACCGACAACCAGCTCCGCCTCAACCAGGCCAACCTTGCCTTGCGCAACCCGACGCACTGCCCGAGCACCTGGCGGCACTTGTTGGAAATTTGCGAACGTGAACTGGAGCAACTGACGCGAACCCGCAGCCTGCGCGAGCGCATCGTGCATCTGCTCGGCCCGCTGCTGCTCGGTCGCGAGCCGGACCTCGAGGAAGTCGCTGCGCGCCTGCAAATGCCGGTCTGGACGCTGCGCCGCAAACTGGCCGAGGAAGGCACGCAGTTTCGCGCGATCCTCAATGACACCCGCCGGGACTTGGCGATGGCCTATATCCGCGATACCGAGCTGACCTTCGGCGAGATCGCCTACCTGCTCGGCTTCGCCTCGGCGGAAGCCTTTCAGCGCGCCTTCAAACGCTGGAGCGGCAACACTCCGGGAGAATTCCGGCGCGCCCAGCGCCAGGCCGGCTGATCACATTTCCGTGGCGTCTTCAGCCGGTTCGGCGGGGTCCTGTTCACCGGCGTGGTAGTCGAGCAATTCTTCTTGGTATTCGTCCATCTTGGTTCTCCAGCCAGCAAATTCATTAAAACAATGACCATAAAAGCAATGACCATGCCCGACAGGGTAAAGATCCGAGATGAACGAAAAATTAATCCATAACAATCAATGCTGATCGGCCCACAAGGCCGACGCTGCGACTCCATCGCGCACAAAAAAGGGCAGCCCGAGGGCTGCCCTTTTCTACTTGCTCAGTTGCTGAGCGATACGCCTTAGTGCGCGACTGCGCCAGTGGCGCCCAAGCCGGTTTGCGAGCGGATGAACTGCGAGAAGAAGCGTGAACGCTCTTCGCTAGCAGCCTTGGAGGTGTCGGTGATCGAGAAGAACCAGATGCCGACGAAGGCCACGGCAATCGAGAACAGCGCCGGGTACTCATACGGGAAGATGGCTTTCTCGTGGCCGAGGATCTGCACCCAGATGGTTGGGCCAAGGATCATCAGCGCCACGGCGGTGATCAGGCCGAGCCAACCGCCGATCATCGCCCCGCGGGTGGTGAGCTTCTTCCAGTACATGGAGAGGATCAGCACCGGGAAGTTGCAGCTTGCTGCAATGGAGAAGGCCAGGCCGACCATGAAGGCGATGTTCTGCTTCTCGAACAGGATGCCCAGACCGATGGCCAGCACACCGAGCACCACGGTGGTGATTTTCGAGACGCGCAGCTCATCTTTTTCGTTGGCGTTGCCTTCCTTGATCACGCTGGCGTACAGGTCGTGCGACACCG is from Pseudomonas sp. LS44 and encodes:
- a CDS encoding nuclear transport factor 2 family protein; this translates as MTAALALNPAVAQAMSKWHEMVASKDLRALPELLDAQAVFRSPVAFKPYVGAPTVALILNTVVKVFEDFTYHREFATSDGLNLVLEFSARVADRELKGIDMIRFDETGKIVEFEVMIRPLSGLQALGEEMGRRLAPYLGKA
- a CDS encoding NADPH-dependent 2,4-dienoyl-CoA reductase, producing MTARYPHLLAPLDLGFTTLKNRTLMGSMHTGLEEKPNGFERMAAYFAERARGGVGLMVTGGIGPNAEGGVYAGAAKLSTPEEAEKHKIVTRAVHAADGKICMQILHAGRYAYNPKSVAPSAIQAPINPFKPLELDEDGIEKQIQDFVTCSALAQQAEYDGVEIMGSEGYFINQFLAAHTNQRTDRWGGNYENRMRLPVEIVRRVREAVGPNFIIIYRLSMLDLIEGGSTWDEIVLLAKAIEQAGATIINTGIGWHEARVPTIATKVPRAAFTKVTAKLRGEVGIPLITTNRINTPEIAEQVLAEGDADMVSMARPFLADPDFVNKAAQGRADEINTCIGCNQACLDHTFGGKLTSCLVNPRACHETELNYIPTVQVKKVAVVGAGPAGLSAATVAAERGHQVTLFDSASEIGGQFNVAKRVPGKEEFFETLRYFKRKLEASGVSVQLNTRVGVDELAKAGFDEIILATGIAPRTPAIPGVDNPKVISYLDAILERKPVGQSVAVIGAGGIGFDVSEFITHKGEATSLNREAFWKEWGIDGALEARGGIAGIQAEPHAPARQVFLLQRKKSKVGDGLGKTTGWIHRAGLKSKNVQMLNSVEYLKVDDAGLHIRIGEGEPQVLPVDTVIICAGQDPLRELHDGLVAAGQSVHLIGGADVAAELDAKRAINQGSRLAAEL
- a CDS encoding carbon-nitrogen hydrolase family protein, whose translation is MPKLLTSLTLTVLLALLGSYAVWTEMRPASRYLSDLRSEVAVNLGEPGERGNLLGIQPELYASDYQSPAQLRLKLAAYLAKAHSAGLLNAKTVVVLPEHIGTWLVASGEKDRIYQAQTVSEAMTWMGLSNPLRLGLAWFAAKGEDRLADALLRMKAKRMAKDYQDLFGGLAKEFGVTLVAGSIVLPEPAVQNGVLRVGKGALYNVSLVFGADGAPLGQPQRKVFPIRDEQSFTAAAPVSALHVVDTPAGRLGVLICADSWYPAGYAELSRQGAQLLAVPAFLTGNGNWSKPWGGYNGAPTPADVQLQPGDLSEGEAWQRLALAGRLPASGAQAGITVFMRGQLWDMGSDGQSLVATAQQHQMAGDGPGARLINLWL
- a CDS encoding AraC family transcriptional regulator gives rise to the protein MKPGRVRLGDLTVGFVDSLADAVRSHAQDPLPLLDQYGLDIARLAEPRARLSIPRYMRLGHAAIQLTGDPALGLRMGQVGGLNRIGLTGVTAAQAPTVREAARTLIRFEPLYAQNYRGHSSLIEDAGGAWLRFYSISPYNGYNRFVVDSVLASWACQLSQLCGGQLSVERVMIEFPPPSYAERYTELFGCPVEFTATDNQLRLNQANLALRNPTHCPSTWRHLLEICERELEQLTRTRSLRERIVHLLGPLLLGREPDLEEVAARLQMPVWTLRRKLAEEGTQFRAILNDTRRDLAMAYIRDTELTFGEIAYLLGFASAEAFQRAFKRWSGNTPGEFRRAQRQAG